A single Paenibacillus sp. FSL R5-0517 DNA region contains:
- a CDS encoding TetR-like C-terminal domain-containing protein produces the protein MSASHLTKHALAHSLKSLMEHTPLNKITVKHLVDHCGLNRQTFYYHFQDIYALLGWIYQTEAVESLTEYRSYSTWTDGFYKIFCYIENNKSFCCNTLDSLGRTHLDTYLYEVTHDLIMGVIDELACGIKVRSEDKEFIANFYTLAFTGLIIQWMRGNMQEPPKQIIEKLSELIQGNVLRALHRYEDKLPSD, from the coding sequence ATGTCTGCTTCTCACCTAACCAAACATGCGCTGGCTCACTCGCTCAAATCACTGATGGAGCATACTCCGCTGAACAAGATTACGGTCAAACATCTGGTGGATCATTGCGGATTGAATCGGCAAACCTTTTATTATCATTTTCAGGATATTTACGCGCTGCTTGGATGGATCTATCAGACTGAAGCAGTGGAGAGCCTTACGGAATACCGAAGCTACAGCACATGGACGGACGGATTCTATAAAATCTTTTGTTACATTGAGAACAATAAATCATTCTGCTGCAATACACTCGACTCGCTCGGTCGCACCCACCTGGATACATACCTCTACGAAGTAACGCATGATCTGATTATGGGTGTGATTGATGAGCTAGCCTGTGGGATAAAGGTCCGCAGTGAAGACAAAGAGTTTATCGCCAACTTCTATACCCTGGCCTTCACCGGGCTAATCATTCAGTGGATGAGGGGTAATATGCAAGAACCGCCAAAACAGATTATTGAAAAGCTCAGTGAGCTGATCCAAGGCAATGTCCTGAGGGCACTGCACAGATATGAGGATAAGCTGCCATCCGATTAG